The Vibrio fortis DNA segment TTTAGATCTTCACAGATGTCAGCAGTACGACGACATTGCCATACGATTGCGTTGTAAACTGGTTTGCCTGTCTCTTTGTTCCAAACAATCGTTGTTTCACGTTGGTTGGTGATACCGATACCAGCAAGCTCGTCACTGCGGATACCTGCTTTCGCTAGTGCTTCTACTAGAGTTGAGCTTTGTGTAGCCCAAATCTCCATTGGATCGTGCTCTACCCAGCCTGCTTTTGGATAGATTTGAGTAAACTCTCGTTGAGAAGAGCTAACAATGTTCGCATCATGGTCGAGGATAACAGCGCGAGAGCTTGTTGTGCCTTGGTCTAGCGCCACAATGTATTTTTGCTCGGTCATGGTAAGAATCCTTTTTGTTTCGTTATTTATATTTTAGTAAATGTTGGAAGGCTTAGGAGTTAAGCACGAGCTTGTTCAGCTTCTTCTTCTGTTTCACATTGATTCGGGATAGTACAACCTTGGCCCGTTGCTGGTAGGTATGCGGCGATAGCTTTCGGGTATAACCAGCCACCAAAACACGCACCCGCAATTGGAGCAAGAATTGGAACAATAAAGTAAGGGATGTCACGAGCACCGCTCAGTGCGTAGTCCCAACCTGCAAAGTAAGCGAATAGTTTAGGGCCAAAGTCACGCGCTGGGTTCATCGCAAAACCGGTTAGTGGACCTAAAGAGCCACCAATTACAGCAATCAGAATACCGATAAGTAGTGGGTTCATTGCACCGCGAGAAGCACCGTTGTTCTCATCGCCAAGCGCAAGAATGGCAAACATTAGAACAGCCGTAATCACGAATTCCACAGCAAAAGCGCCAAAGAAAGAGAGGGAAGCGTGTGGGTAAGTCGAGAAAATACCAGCTGTTGCAAGTGCATCTTGGCTGCTACGTACAAAGTTGTTTGCGATTTCGTAATCAGTAAACAAGTTGCTGTACAAAGTGTATACCAGTGCCGCTGAGCAGAATGCCCCAAGCAGTTGAGAGATGATGTAAGGCACAACCTTCGCCTTATCAAATCCATGGAACATAGCCAGTGCGATGGTGACTGCAGGGTTAATGTGCGCACCAGATACGCCAGCAGTACAGTAAATCGCGATGGTCACGCCGAAGCCCCATACAATACTGATCTCCCACTGGCCAAATGTTGCACCGGTTAGTACGAGTGCGGCTACACAGCCCACACCGAAGAAAATGAGTAGTCCTGTCCCTATAAATTCTGCTAAGCATTCGCCGAATAAAGAGGGGTGTTTTTTTATTGTCATTGTTCGAGTCCTTGTTAGTTTGCTTGTCTAGCACGTGTATTGTGCACAAATTTGCGAACTCGAAAACAAACGAACATTAAAAGTGAGCGTTTGAGCATGAATTTGTTAATGAAACGCGGTTTTATTGTTAATTAGCGCAACTTTGATCACAAATGAAACTCATATGAAAGAAGGCGGGTTGTTTCGATGATCGTTTTAGTGAGTGTTTCGAATGTTTACTCGCGGCTAAAACTACTCGTATGCGTTGTAATGCACAACTGGTACGACAAGCCGAGAGTTTGATTTTGTGACGCTGCTGCCTTGATGGCCGAAATGTAATCAAACACCTGTTTAAATTGCATCCAAGGACGGTTGTACT contains these protein-coding regions:
- a CDS encoding MIP/aquaporin family protein, which encodes MTIKKHPSLFGECLAEFIGTGLLIFFGVGCVAALVLTGATFGQWEISIVWGFGVTIAIYCTAGVSGAHINPAVTIALAMFHGFDKAKVVPYIISQLLGAFCSAALVYTLYSNLFTDYEIANNFVRSSQDALATAGIFSTYPHASLSFFGAFAVEFVITAVLMFAILALGDENNGASRGAMNPLLIGILIAVIGGSLGPLTGFAMNPARDFGPKLFAYFAGWDYALSGARDIPYFIVPILAPIAGACFGGWLYPKAIAAYLPATGQGCTIPNQCETEEEAEQARA